The sequence below is a genomic window from Chryseobacterium foetidum.
ATGTGATTGTACCTATTACCATTGCGATTGAAGCTGCAAGGAAACCCCATTTGAATGCAAAAATATCTCTTACTCCTGTCGTTGCATCCTTCACGTCACCAACGTAAGGGCAGATAAACTGTCCTAAAAATGCTCCGATGTTGATTCCCATATAGAAAATCGTAAACGCAGAGTCTAATTTAGATTTTTCCTGTTTTGGATACAGACTTCCCACCATTGATGAGATGTTTGGCTTAAAAAAACCATTACCAAATATGATAATAAATAAAGCCAGCCACATAAACATTTTAGCTCCATCGATATTCGCAGAGAAAGTTGATGCACTGATGAACAGTAAAAACTGACCAATCGCCATCAAAGATCCACCGATCAAGATTGCATTTCTGTTTCCGATGTATTTGTCAGCGATAAATCCACCCAAAAGTGGAGTTAAATAACAAAGTGCTAAAAATCCACCATAAATGATTGCTGCATCGGCTTCTCTTATAAGTAAAGAATTTACCATAAAGAGCGTAAGAAGAGCTCTCATTCCGTAGAAATTGAAACGCTCCCACATTTCGGTTCCGAATAATACCCATAATCCCTTTGGATGTTTGGTCTTCGACTGAACTGCTGTATCCATATATACTTGTTAAATTTTTGTTAAGACCCACAAATATAGTTTTTTTTGGGTTTTTGGCAAGTTTTAATTTTTATTTTAAACAAAAAAGCTGCAGAAGAAATCTACAGCTATGGTTATGTTGAATGAGAATAAGAATTTAATTAACTCCTTTTTCCTTCATTATTTTATTTAATCTTTTTAAAATGGATAAACCCAGAAGAGTTGCTAATAGTAATAATCCAAAATTCACAATAAAGAAATTGGCTTTGTTATCGTAGTCATACCAGAAACTGGCTAAAACTCCCGAAAGTTTGTTCCCGATAGATGTGGAAAGGAAAAATCCTCCCATCATTAATGCTGTCAATCTTGGCGGAGAAAGTTTTGATACCAAAGACAGTCCCATAGGCGAAAGACAAAGTTCACCCACTGTAATTACGCCATAAGCTGCAACGAGCCATAAAGCTGAAACTTTTACCAGACCGTTTTGTCCCGCATACACGGCTCCCACCATGACCAGACAAGATAATGCTGAAATGAAAAGTCCCAAAACAATTTTTGAAGGCGTGCTTGGCTCTTTCCCTTTTTTACGAAGCATCATAAAAAATGCAACTACAACTGGAGTCAGTAAAATTACCCAACCCGGATTGATGGACTGAAACAGTTCTGTATTGTATAAACTCACCTGTTGTGCAGGGTTTGCCTCAAGTCTGGCTCTTTCAGTTGCAGAAATGTTTCTGAAGTAGATATCTTTCCCCTGTTCTTTGATTGCATCGCCGGCTTCATTCTTTTTCACCTGATACTGATCATCGTAGACCGAAACTTCCTGATCTTTATAATCTTTTATATCAACCAGATAAATTGATTCCAAAGGTTTTTCGAGTGGGGCAGGAATGGTTCTGTCTGTGTAATTTTTAGCCCAACGGGTCAATGCTGTTCCGTTTTGTTTGAAAACTGCCCAAAACATTAAACTTACTGCAAAAATTGCCAAGAGGGCACCAATAGGTTTTTTGTCTTCTGAATTGGCTTTTACATAAAGCATGACGTAGAAATAGATAACCGGAACACAGGCGAAAATAAATGCGTCCGTGCTGTCACTTCCGAAAATATTGTTTGGAATAAACCATCCAATCAAACCAAAAATTACTGCAGGTAAAAATACTTTCACCAAAACATCAGAAATTTTGGTATCACCATCCTGAGCAGGTTTTAAAATGTTTGCCTGAAGAATATGTTGTCTGCCGATGGTAAAAACTATTAAACCAACAAACATTCCTACTCCTGCCGTCATAAAAGCCGGTCCCCATCCATATTTATTTCGCATAAAGGCAGCGATGATATTACAGACAAATGCCCCGATGTTGATTCCCATATAGAAAATGTTGTAACCCGCATCTTTATTGGCTTTGTAAGGTTCTTCGTTGTATAGATTTCCCAGAAGAGTCGAAATACTTGGCTTAAAAAATCCGTTTCCAACGATGATGAGTGCTAAAGAAGCGTAAAACAGAGGCAATTCTTTAAAAAGCCCAATCCCAAGATAGCCCAATCCCATTAGAAATCCTCCGATATAGATTGCTTTTACATATCCTAAAACTCTGTCGGCTAAAAATCCACCTAAAAATGGGGTCAAATAGGTTAATGCTATAAAAGTTCCGAAAATATCATCAGCACTTTTATCGTCAAAAGCCAATCCGCCTTTCTCGCTGTCGATCATATACAAAACGAAAATTCCGAGAATTAAATAATATCCGAAACGTTCCCACATTTCTGTGAAAAATAGATAGGGAAGCCCTTTAGGGTGTTTGCTTTTCAT
It includes:
- a CDS encoding peptide MFS transporter; protein product: MKSKHPKGLPYLFFTEMWERFGYYLILGIFVLYMIDSEKGGLAFDDKSADDIFGTFIALTYLTPFLGGFLADRVLGYVKAIYIGGFLMGLGYLGIGLFKELPLFYASLALIIVGNGFFKPSISTLLGNLYNEEPYKANKDAGYNIFYMGINIGAFVCNIIAAFMRNKYGWGPAFMTAGVGMFVGLIVFTIGRQHILQANILKPAQDGDTKISDVLVKVFLPAVIFGLIGWFIPNNIFGSDSTDAFIFACVPVIYFYVMLYVKANSEDKKPIGALLAIFAVSLMFWAVFKQNGTALTRWAKNYTDRTIPAPLEKPLESIYLVDIKDYKDQEVSVYDDQYQVKKNEAGDAIKEQGKDIYFRNISATERARLEANPAQQVSLYNTELFQSINPGWVILLTPVVVAFFMMLRKKGKEPSTPSKIVLGLFISALSCLVMVGAVYAGQNGLVKVSALWLVAAYGVITVGELCLSPMGLSLVSKLSPPRLTALMMGGFFLSTSIGNKLSGVLASFWYDYDNKANFFIVNFGLLLLATLLGLSILKRLNKIMKEKGVN